A genome region from Bacteroides stercoris ATCC 43183 includes the following:
- a CDS encoding Eco57I restriction-modification methylase domain-containing protein, giving the protein MNISWSEIKPYENELPTNYADRIGRLYTDTVTSAFKKSNGQFFTPVSIAYFMGKQISVNKDSVSVLDPGCGTAILSCAMIENLVLQSKVKQIELVTYETDENLIPGLQKVLEYITIWGMRHNVRIDCRSYCEDFILSNYSVLYSDTIYGRAESLQKYDLIISNPPYFKLSKEDKRVKAAQCIIDGQPNIYSIFMAISALLLAEQGQMIYITPRSFTSGRYFRLFRNFLFKHIQIDFVHLFNTRKDTFSKDNVLQETIIMKCSPKKGADYNVVLSYSEGLSDLATPAIKEVQRKEIIDLTSKELILHLPVSLEDEKIIRLFKSWDGNLNKYHIQISTGPVVAFRSKEQLCETSGEGTAALYWLHNVVKMLADHPVVKEGKPQFIHINEMSVSTLLPNKNYVLLRRFSSKDDNSRLIAAPYFGNMTSCAHVGIENKLNYIYRPKGHLNRMEVMGIAALLNSDLFDNYFRTFNGNVNVSATELREMPMPPLEVIESIGKDLIAMNDYSMVNVNKIVNKYFM; this is encoded by the coding sequence ATGAATATAAGTTGGTCTGAAATAAAGCCTTATGAGAACGAGCTGCCTACTAACTACGCAGATAGAATAGGCAGGTTATATACTGATACTGTTACTTCTGCTTTCAAGAAAAGTAACGGTCAGTTTTTCACACCGGTATCTATCGCCTATTTTATGGGTAAACAAATAAGTGTGAATAAGGATTCTGTCTCCGTATTAGATCCGGGATGTGGAACTGCCATATTATCATGTGCCATGATTGAGAATCTGGTTTTGCAATCAAAAGTAAAACAGATAGAGTTGGTTACATACGAAACCGATGAAAATCTTATACCGGGATTACAAAAAGTTCTGGAATATATAACAATATGGGGGATGCGCCATAATGTCCGGATTGATTGCCGTTCATATTGTGAGGACTTTATTTTATCCAATTATTCAGTATTATATTCTGATACGATTTATGGCAGGGCTGAGAGTTTGCAGAAATATGATTTGATCATATCCAATCCTCCCTATTTCAAACTTTCCAAAGAGGATAAACGGGTGAAAGCGGCTCAATGCATTATAGACGGACAGCCTAATATATACTCTATATTTATGGCCATATCAGCTTTATTGCTTGCGGAACAAGGTCAGATGATTTATATAACCCCAAGAAGTTTCACTTCGGGAAGATATTTCCGTTTGTTCCGTAATTTCCTGTTTAAGCATATACAGATAGATTTTGTCCACCTTTTCAATACCCGGAAAGATACGTTTTCCAAAGATAATGTGCTTCAGGAAACAATTATAATGAAATGTTCCCCTAAAAAGGGGGCAGATTATAATGTCGTTTTATCATACAGTGAGGGGCTTTCCGACTTGGCCACCCCTGCAATCAAAGAAGTACAGCGGAAAGAAATCATTGACCTTACCTCAAAAGAATTGATATTGCATTTGCCGGTCAGCCTTGAAGACGAGAAAATTATCAGGCTGTTCAAATCATGGGATGGCAACCTGAACAAATATCATATCCAGATTTCCACCGGCCCGGTTGTAGCTTTTCGTTCAAAGGAACAATTATGTGAAACCTCCGGAGAAGGAACAGCAGCACTATATTGGTTGCATAACGTAGTAAAGATGTTGGCTGATCATCCTGTCGTAAAGGAAGGAAAACCTCAATTCATCCATATAAATGAAATGTCTGTATCCACCTTGTTACCTAACAAGAATTATGTTCTGTTGCGACGTTTCAGCTCCAAAGACGATAATAGCCGGTTAATTGCCGCACCTTATTTTGGAAACATGACTTCCTGCGCACATGTAGGAATCGAAAACAAACTGAACTATATCTATCGTCCCAAAGGACACTTGAACCGTATGGAGGTAATGGGGATAGCCGCCTTATTGAATAGTGACTTGTTCGATAATTATTTCAGAACATTCAATGGAAATGTAAATGTCAGTGCTACGGAATTGAGGGAGATGCCCATGCCTCCCCTTGAAGTCATTGAAAGTATCGGAAAAGACCTGATTGCCATGAATGATTATTCTATGGTGAACGTAAATAAGATTGTAAACAAATATTTTATGTAA
- a CDS encoding helix-turn-helix domain-containing protein has product MEVITFESEAYKELVGKIEKIAGYVAEAQLPSEEKKEAWLDSNQLAEALGISTRTLQRLRDENLISYSMLRGRCMYKLSEVERCLEERTIRCKPQTLEDFRKNYLTRTGNDKKG; this is encoded by the coding sequence ATGGAAGTTATTACATTTGAAAGTGAAGCGTATAAAGAGCTTGTAGGGAAGATTGAAAAAATCGCCGGGTATGTAGCCGAAGCGCAGCTGCCTTCGGAAGAAAAAAAGGAGGCTTGGCTGGACAGCAACCAACTGGCGGAAGCGTTGGGGATCAGTACACGTACATTGCAACGCCTGAGGGATGAAAACCTGATCAGTTACTCCATGCTGCGTGGACGGTGTATGTACAAGCTGTCGGAGGTCGAACGCTGTCTGGAAGAGCGTACCATTCGGTGCAAGCCTCAAACATTGGAGGATTTTCGCAAGAACTACCTAACGAGAACCGGCAATGATAAGAAAGGATGA
- a CDS encoding ATP-binding protein, producing MKFYNREKELASLEKVRQVSFSVHSQMTVLTGRRRIGKTSLIFKSCEDTPTVYLFVSRSNETDLCLRFTSEIRQALDIYVPELTNFAEMFRFLMDLGTRMEYNLVIDEFQEFYYINQEIYSLMQDTWDRLRKQSHVNLIVSGSVYTLMNKIFRDSKEPLYGRADNIMKLAPFTTSVLKEIISDHKADYTKDDLLALYTFTGGVPKYIEQFMDNGCTSMESMVDFMLQPDSSFLTEGQALLIQEFGKKYGNYFSILSAISNGKNTLPEMEAVMGGMSLGGQLKRLEEDYNLVKKKRPMLSKEGSQTVRYEVSDMFLRFWFRYFIKYQNYIEIQNFERLADIIKKDYPTFSGLALEMYFRQQMMESKEFADIGSWWQGKNNKDQDEIDIVGLYAEEKKALVAEVKRQSKNFKPDLFALKVEELRKKALFKYEIESRLFSMEDM from the coding sequence ATGAAATTCTACAATAGAGAAAAAGAGTTAGCATCATTGGAAAAGGTTCGCCAAGTATCCTTTTCCGTGCATTCCCAAATGACTGTCCTTACCGGTCGGCGACGTATCGGCAAGACCAGTCTTATATTCAAGAGTTGCGAGGATACTCCTACGGTGTACTTGTTTGTCAGCCGAAGCAATGAAACAGATCTCTGTCTACGATTTACTTCCGAGATCCGGCAGGCACTTGATATTTATGTACCGGAACTTACCAACTTTGCAGAAATGTTCCGCTTCTTAATGGATTTGGGAACACGGATGGAATATAATCTGGTTATAGACGAATTTCAGGAGTTCTATTACATAAATCAAGAGATTTACAGTTTGATGCAGGATACTTGGGATCGACTGAGGAAACAGAGCCATGTCAATCTTATCGTGAGCGGTTCGGTCTATACCCTTATGAATAAAATCTTCAGGGATTCAAAAGAACCGCTGTATGGCCGTGCTGACAATATCATGAAGTTAGCTCCTTTTACTACTTCCGTATTGAAAGAAATCATATCGGATCATAAGGCCGACTATACTAAAGATGACTTGTTGGCACTCTATACCTTTACCGGTGGTGTCCCAAAGTATATCGAGCAGTTTATGGACAATGGATGTACAAGCATGGAAAGCATGGTCGATTTCATGTTGCAACCCGATTCATCCTTTCTGACTGAAGGACAGGCTTTGCTGATACAGGAGTTCGGAAAAAAATACGGTAATTACTTTTCTATCTTATCAGCAATCTCCAATGGTAAGAACACCCTGCCGGAAATGGAAGCGGTTATGGGTGGAATGAGTCTGGGCGGACAATTGAAGAGATTGGAAGAAGACTATAATCTGGTAAAGAAGAAACGGCCCATGCTCTCCAAAGAGGGTTCCCAGACAGTCCGTTATGAAGTTTCGGATATGTTTTTACGTTTCTGGTTCCGGTATTTTATCAAGTATCAAAATTATATAGAGATACAGAATTTTGAACGCCTGGCAGATATTATAAAAAAGGATTATCCGACATTCTCCGGTTTGGCTCTGGAAATGTATTTCCGCCAACAGATGATGGAAAGCAAGGAATTTGCAGATATAGGCTCTTGGTGGCAAGGCAAGAATAATAAAGATCAGGATGAAATAGATATTGTCGGACTATATGCGGAAGAGAAAAAAGCTCTGGTAGCAGAGGTGAAAAGACAATCCAAAAATTTCAAGCCGGATTTGTTTGCACTCAAAGTAGAGGAATTACGGAAGAAAGCCTTGTTTAAGTATGAGATAGAGAGCAGGCTTTTTTCAATGGAAGATATGTAA
- the traK gene encoding conjugative transposon protein TraK translates to MEFKSLKNIETSFRQIRTMGIVFVSLCALVTGYALWSSYRFAERQREKIYVLDNGKSLILALSQDLSQNRPVEAKEHIRRFHELFFTLSPDKAAIESNIRRALFLCDESAFRYYKDWEEKGYYNRIISANINQSIRVDSVACDFNSYPYVVTTYARQSLVRSSNITERSLVTRCRLLNSVRSDNNPHGFTMEQFNIVENRDLRTIER, encoded by the coding sequence ATGGAATTTAAGAGTTTGAAGAATATAGAAACGAGCTTCCGGCAAATCCGCACGATGGGTATCGTGTTCGTTTCGCTCTGTGCTCTGGTTACCGGCTATGCTCTCTGGAGTTCCTACCGGTTCGCCGAACGGCAGAGGGAGAAAATCTATGTGCTGGACAATGGGAAGTCCCTGATACTTGCTCTTTCCCAAGACCTTTCGCAGAACAGGCCGGTGGAGGCGAAAGAACATATCCGGCGTTTTCACGAGCTGTTTTTCACCTTGTCGCCCGACAAGGCGGCTATCGAGTCGAATATCCGCAGGGCGTTGTTCCTGTGCGACGAGAGTGCGTTCCGCTACTACAAGGACTGGGAGGAAAAGGGGTATTACAACCGTATAATCTCGGCCAATATCAACCAGAGCATCCGGGTGGACAGCGTGGCGTGCGACTTCAACAGCTACCCGTATGTGGTAACGACCTACGCACGGCAGTCGCTGGTCAGGTCAAGCAACATCACGGAACGGAGCCTTGTAACCCGTTGCCGGCTGTTGAACTCGGTCAGGTCGGACAATAACCCGCACGGCTTCACGATGGAGCAGTTCAATATCGTGGAGAACCGGGATTTGAGAACCATTGAACGATAA
- a CDS encoding transposase family protein: MKPAQLLRAILPDVLIDNFDIVNFDKSADRFDIYLDEKKVQLKEDKINPDIISYGFGEYRTIQDYPIRGRATYLHVRKRKWLDKSSNEIFSYDWDLSEFDGTRLNSEFVSFLKEGD, from the coding sequence ATGAAACCCGCACAACTCCTTCGTGCCATCCTTCCGGATGTGCTTATAGACAACTTTGATATTGTCAATTTCGACAAGAGTGCTGACCGTTTTGATATTTATCTTGATGAAAAAAAAGTTCAACTAAAAGAAGATAAGATCAATCCGGATATCATATCCTATGGTTTTGGTGAGTATCGTACAATCCAAGACTATCCTATTCGTGGTCGCGCCACTTATCTCCATGTTCGTAAACGTAAATGGCTTGACAAATCTTCCAATGAAATCTTCAGTTATGACTGGGATTTATCCGAATTTGACGGTACACGGCTCAATTCTGAGTTCGTCTCTTTTTTAAAAGAAGGAGATTGA
- a CDS encoding helix-turn-helix domain-containing protein, whose protein sequence is MLVDKTEFEAWMERIMGELYRISRKLDKAETREKHLNYLNGERLYDNQEVCLLLRISKRTLQRYRNNGVLKFYSIYHKTYYKESDLHEFIRNNFDENEIKRQAREDKLSESYPLPKE, encoded by the coding sequence ATGTTAGTAGATAAAACGGAATTTGAAGCATGGATGGAACGTATCATGGGTGAGCTGTACCGCATCTCACGGAAGCTGGACAAGGCGGAAACGAGGGAAAAGCACCTGAACTACCTGAACGGAGAGCGTCTGTACGACAATCAGGAAGTATGCCTGTTGTTGCGCATCAGCAAACGCACGCTGCAACGATACCGGAATAACGGGGTGTTGAAGTTCTATTCGATATATCACAAGACATATTACAAGGAGTCGGACTTGCACGAGTTCATCCGCAACAACTTTGACGAGAACGAGATAAAACGGCAGGCACGTGAGGACAAACTGTCCGAGAGCTATCCGCTGCCGAAAGAATAA
- a CDS encoding DUF4141 domain-containing protein, whose product MKRIMAVCLAGLLCPIMAVKAQWVTFDPSNFAQSIVNTTRNVVQTTTTAENMVKNFQETVKIYEQGKRYYDALKAVNNLVKDARKVQQTVLLVGEISDIYVNSFQKMLTDENYTPDELSAIASGYAKMLEESSGMLNEMKTVVTSTSLSMTDKERMDVIDRVYRDVRNQRNLVRYYTNRNIGISYLRAKKKNDTRRVLDLYGTDNQKYW is encoded by the coding sequence ATGAAACGAATTATGGCTGTCTGCCTGGCCGGGCTTCTTTGCCCGATTATGGCAGTAAAGGCACAATGGGTGACGTTCGATCCCTCGAACTTTGCACAAAGCATCGTGAATACAACCCGCAATGTGGTGCAGACCACGACGACGGCAGAAAATATGGTGAAGAATTTTCAGGAAACAGTCAAGATCTACGAACAGGGGAAGCGTTATTACGACGCATTGAAAGCGGTCAACAATCTGGTTAAGGATGCCCGCAAGGTACAGCAGACCGTTCTTCTGGTCGGTGAAATATCGGACATCTATGTAAACTCTTTCCAGAAAATGCTGACGGACGAGAACTATACGCCGGACGAGCTTTCGGCAATCGCTTCCGGATATGCGAAGATGCTGGAAGAGAGCAGCGGTATGCTGAACGAGATGAAGACGGTCGTAACCTCCACCAGCCTTTCCATGACGGATAAGGAGCGCATGGACGTGATCGACCGTGTGTACCGTGACGTAAGAAACCAACGCAATCTGGTCAGGTATTACACGAACCGGAACATCGGCATCTCTTACCTGCGTGCAAAAAAGAAGAACGATACCCGAAGGGTGCTGGACTTGTACGGAACGGACAATCAAAAATACTGGTGA
- a CDS encoding TraL conjugative transposon family protein, with the protein MNRLKKWIRYVPDRIDDGLRYLCGRMSPDVRLVCVVVMLTGFGCLSIYMTVSSIYRIGRHEGEQLQMDHIRRMELYRGINKDSINIKNQVDYGEPKKSGTATGERCNA; encoded by the coding sequence ATGAACCGATTGAAAAAATGGATCAGGTACGTGCCTGACAGGATAGACGACGGACTCCGCTATCTGTGCGGACGGATGTCGCCCGATGTACGGCTCGTCTGCGTGGTGGTCATGCTCACCGGCTTCGGCTGTCTGTCGATATACATGACGGTATCTTCGATATACCGCATCGGCAGGCATGAGGGGGAGCAGTTGCAAATGGATCATATCAGGCGGATGGAGCTGTACAGGGGGATAAACAAGGATAGTATAAACATTAAAAACCAGGTGGATTATGGAGAACCTAAAAAATCAGGAACGGCAACCGGCGAACGCTGCAACGCCTGA
- the traJ gene encoding conjugative transposon protein TraJ → MTGEETFSNLHEVLRNLYDEMMPLCSDITGVATGVAALGALFYVASRVWQALSRAEPIDIYPLFRPFCLGACIMFFPTFVLGTLNGIMSPVVTGCHDIMEGQTLNIREYSEKRQKLEYEAMTRNPETAYLVDNEEYERQIEDLGWSPSDLKAMAGMAAERFKYQARQGVNNFLRSFLELLFQSVSLVLDTLRTFFLIVLSILGPLSFAISVYDGFHNTMIQWICQYISIYLWLPISDLFSSVLARIQVLMIEKDIAALSDPAYVPDVNNSAYIIFMLIAIVGYFTIPTVSTWVIQASGAGNYGKQVNSWSLKGGRAAAAVSGAAVGHVAGKLRGR, encoded by the coding sequence ATGACGGGCGAGGAAACTTTCAGCAACCTTCACGAAGTGTTGCGCAACCTTTATGACGAGATGATGCCGCTCTGTTCGGACATCACGGGTGTGGCTACCGGAGTGGCCGCACTGGGTGCACTGTTCTATGTGGCCTCACGGGTGTGGCAGGCTCTTTCGAGAGCCGAGCCGATTGACATTTACCCGCTCTTCAGACCTTTTTGTCTGGGTGCGTGCATCATGTTCTTCCCCACATTCGTTCTGGGAACTCTCAACGGCATCATGAGTCCTGTGGTTACCGGCTGCCACGATATAATGGAAGGCCAGACGCTGAACATACGGGAGTATTCCGAGAAGCGGCAGAAGCTGGAATACGAGGCGATGACAAGGAATCCGGAAACGGCGTACCTGGTCGACAACGAGGAATATGAACGCCAGATCGAGGATCTGGGATGGTCGCCTTCGGACTTGAAAGCGATGGCGGGCATGGCGGCGGAACGCTTCAAATACCAGGCCAGGCAGGGCGTGAACAATTTTCTCCGCAGCTTTCTGGAACTGTTGTTCCAGTCGGTTTCGCTGGTACTGGACACGCTGAGAACCTTCTTCCTGATCGTATTGAGCATTCTGGGGCCCCTGTCGTTCGCCATATCGGTGTACGACGGCTTCCACAATACGATGATCCAATGGATTTGCCAGTATATCAGCATCTATCTGTGGCTGCCCATATCCGACCTGTTCAGCTCCGTGCTGGCAAGGATTCAGGTACTGATGATCGAAAAGGACATCGCCGCACTGAGCGATCCCGCCTATGTGCCCGACGTGAACAATTCCGCTTACATCATCTTCATGCTGATAGCCATTGTTGGGTATTTCACCATTCCGACAGTATCCACATGGGTGATTCAGGCATCGGGAGCCGGCAACTACGGCAAGCAGGTCAACTCGTGGTCATTGAAGGGCGGACGTGCGGCTGCCGCTGTTTCCGGTGCAGCCGTCGGCCATGTAGCCGGCAAGTTAAGAGGCAGATAA
- a CDS encoding BsuBI/PstI family type II restriction endonuclease: MSKISDAQDILSVLGLPPAQQNEISALTLLALCGLKEEDNWADATRKSLKISKDIMAFVNENYKKEQPYAPNTRETFRRQVLHQFLQARIVDYNPDNPALPVNSPNAHYKLTEEAYETIKSYNTQEWEIKAQNFNDAVGRLIEEYEKSREMEMIPVTIEGKEFKLSPGKHNEVQAAVINEFAPRFAAGAKVLYIGDTANKDLYCNKELLKEIGIPITEHSKLPDIVIYDGNKEWLFLIEVVTSHGPVSPKRVIELEDFTKECKAGKVYVTAFPDRSEFKKHVADIAWETEVWIAENPDHMIHFNGDRFIGPR, translated from the coding sequence ATGAGCAAAATAAGTGATGCACAAGATATATTGTCAGTGTTGGGTTTGCCTCCGGCGCAGCAGAATGAAATATCCGCTTTGACTTTACTTGCATTATGCGGATTAAAGGAAGAAGACAACTGGGCGGATGCCACCCGCAAGAGCTTAAAAATAAGCAAGGATATTATGGCATTTGTCAATGAGAACTATAAAAAAGAGCAGCCGTATGCCCCAAATACACGGGAAACTTTCAGACGGCAGGTGCTTCATCAGTTCTTGCAGGCACGTATCGTAGATTATAACCCGGATAATCCGGCTTTACCGGTGAACAGTCCAAACGCCCATTACAAACTGACAGAAGAAGCCTATGAAACAATAAAATCATACAATACCCAAGAATGGGAAATAAAAGCCCAAAACTTTAATGATGCGGTAGGGCGATTGATTGAAGAGTATGAGAAAAGCCGTGAGATGGAAATGATACCGGTTACTATTGAAGGTAAGGAATTTAAACTGTCTCCGGGCAAGCATAATGAAGTACAAGCGGCGGTCATTAATGAGTTTGCACCTCGTTTTGCGGCAGGCGCAAAAGTCCTTTATATCGGTGATACTGCCAATAAAGACCTTTATTGTAACAAGGAGCTTTTAAAAGAAATTGGCATTCCGATCACAGAACACAGCAAACTGCCGGATATTGTCATTTATGACGGTAATAAAGAGTGGCTATTCCTAATCGAAGTGGTTACTTCGCATGGGCCGGTATCTCCCAAACGTGTAATCGAGCTGGAAGATTTCACGAAAGAATGCAAAGCGGGGAAAGTATATGTTACTGCTTTTCCTGATAGATCAGAGTTCAAGAAACATGTGGCTGATATTGCATGGGAAACCGAAGTTTGGATAGCGGAGAATCCAGACCATATGATTCATTTTAATGGAGATAGATTTATAGGGCCAAGATAG
- a CDS encoding DUF3876 domain-containing protein, producing MEYETLFPLYWICGEWKSNRKSPPVTVFRDGGAYKIALTYHLDAVVVGTIHQSGGIIWADLLGRVQLAYDREEDRLVLATEGIYVRADDS from the coding sequence ATGGAGTATGAAACCTTGTTTCCGCTCTACTGGATATGCGGGGAGTGGAAAAGCAACCGCAAGTCGCCGCCCGTTACCGTATTCCGTGACGGTGGAGCATACAAGATTGCCCTGACCTACCACCTTGATGCGGTGGTGGTAGGCACGATCCACCAAAGCGGCGGCATCATCTGGGCAGACCTGCTGGGGAGGGTGCAGCTCGCTTATGACCGGGAGGAAGACCGGCTGGTGCTGGCTACCGAAGGGATCTATGTACGTGCGGATGACTCATAG
- a CDS encoding bifunctional DNA primase/helicase has protein sequence MIRKDDILKMTEKGISVFRYYLPVDFKVGKNFLNPFYKDTKASCNIYYERKAGVFKMKDFGNEDYSGDCFELVGRLNGLSCKEPKEFVEIMEMINRDLHLGLSAHEEYHMSHSKVPQKSEMVSEEPKAKSVRPYTVVQKPFTAAELAFWGKSGIGENVLKAYRTVSLKKFSSENQERKPFSCMTSVDEPMFGYMGKQHIKVYRPCSQMRFLYAGDFGDNYCFGLEQLPAKGDLLFITGGEKDVMSLAAHGFHAICFNSETAFIPAAVIHRLSFRFKHIILLYDVDSTGLKSSAKREEELKEYGVKRLLLPLAGTKTEKDVSDYFMLGNSHEDLIKLFLDYLETLYSETMSALKSCEVDFNNPPPIAQMIVSVNDVPLGTQGNLLCITGGEGTGKSNYVAALIAGAIRPTGTDVDALGVTLHENGRNKAVLFYDTEQSEVQLYKNISNLLRRCGREAMPEWFKAYCLTGMSRKERLLSIIQSLDKYHYQYGGVHLVVIDGIADLIKCANDEAESIAVVEELYRLAGIYKTCIVTVLHFIPNGLKLRGHLGSELQRKAAAILSIEKDSDPAISVVKALKVRDGSPLDVPIMQFSWDKEKAMHVYLGEKPKEEKDKRKEDELVAVAKEVFSRRRFVTYVELAEEIQSILEVKERTAKSYIRFMREKEIILKSSDNQSYYVIGNF, from the coding sequence ATGATAAGAAAGGATGATATACTGAAAATGACGGAAAAGGGCATTTCCGTATTCCGCTATTACCTGCCGGTGGACTTCAAGGTGGGAAAGAACTTCCTGAACCCTTTTTATAAGGATACGAAGGCTTCGTGCAATATTTATTACGAACGCAAGGCCGGTGTATTTAAAATGAAGGATTTCGGGAACGAGGATTATTCGGGGGACTGCTTTGAGCTGGTGGGCAGGCTGAACGGCCTTAGCTGCAAGGAGCCTAAAGAGTTTGTCGAGATCATGGAAATGATAAACCGCGATCTGCATTTGGGGCTGTCCGCACATGAGGAATATCATATGAGCCATAGCAAAGTCCCCCAAAAGAGTGAAATGGTATCGGAAGAACCGAAAGCGAAAAGCGTCCGGCCTTATACTGTCGTGCAAAAGCCCTTTACGGCTGCGGAACTTGCCTTTTGGGGTAAATCGGGAATCGGGGAAAATGTTCTGAAAGCGTACCGGACGGTATCGCTGAAGAAGTTCAGCAGCGAGAACCAGGAAAGGAAGCCTTTTTCCTGCATGACAAGCGTCGATGAACCGATGTTCGGATATATGGGGAAACAGCATATCAAGGTTTACCGTCCGTGTTCACAAATGCGGTTCCTGTATGCCGGTGATTTTGGCGACAACTACTGTTTCGGGCTGGAGCAGCTGCCGGCAAAGGGTGATCTGCTCTTTATCACAGGCGGGGAAAAGGATGTGATGAGCCTGGCGGCACACGGCTTCCATGCGATCTGTTTCAATTCGGAAACGGCTTTTATCCCTGCGGCTGTCATACACCGGCTTTCGTTCCGGTTCAAACATATCATCCTCCTCTATGATGTGGACAGTACCGGGCTGAAAAGCTCGGCGAAGCGTGAAGAGGAGCTGAAGGAATATGGGGTTAAACGATTGTTGCTCCCGCTTGCCGGTACAAAGACGGAAAAGGATGTATCGGACTACTTCATGCTGGGGAACAGCCATGAGGATTTGATAAAGCTTTTTCTGGACTATCTGGAAACCTTATACAGCGAAACCATGTCGGCATTGAAATCCTGCGAGGTGGATTTCAACAACCCGCCTCCCATTGCACAGATGATCGTATCGGTAAATGACGTGCCTCTCGGAACTCAAGGCAACCTGCTTTGTATCACCGGCGGAGAAGGCACGGGAAAAAGTAACTATGTGGCGGCACTGATTGCCGGTGCTATCCGTCCCACCGGAACGGATGTGGATGCGCTGGGCGTTACGCTCCACGAAAACGGCAGGAACAAGGCGGTACTGTTCTATGACACGGAACAGAGCGAAGTACAGCTGTATAAGAATATCAGCAACCTGTTGCGGCGATGCGGACGTGAGGCGATGCCGGAATGGTTCAAGGCGTATTGTCTTACGGGAATGAGCCGGAAAGAACGCCTGCTTTCCATTATCCAGAGCTTGGACAAGTACCATTATCAATACGGCGGTGTTCATCTGGTGGTGATAGACGGGATTGCGGATTTGATAAAATGCGCCAACGATGAAGCGGAGAGCATAGCCGTCGTGGAAGAACTGTACCGGCTGGCCGGTATCTACAAGACGTGTATCGTAACGGTACTGCATTTTATCCCCAACGGGCTGAAGCTGAGGGGACACTTGGGAAGCGAGTTGCAGCGGAAGGCTGCGGCGATCCTTTCCATAGAGAAGGACAGCGATCCGGCCATATCGGTGGTGAAGGCTCTGAAAGTAAGGGATGGAAGTCCGCTGGATGTGCCTATCATGCAGTTTTCGTGGGATAAGGAAAAGGCCATGCACGTCTATCTGGGCGAAAAGCCGAAAGAGGAAAAGGATAAGCGCAAAGAGGATGAGCTTGTAGCGGTGGCCAAAGAGGTATTCAGCCGGAGGCGCTTTGTTACTTATGTGGAACTTGCGGAAGAAATCCAGTCGATACTGGAAGTGAAGGAGCGCACGGCGAAAAGCTACATCAGGTTCATGCGTGAGAAAGAAATCATTCTGAAATCATCCGATAACCAGAGCTATTATGTTATCGGGAACTTTTAA